The DNA window GTCACTGTAAAAGGATGTGTGTTAACTCCATGTCCCTCAGCTCAGTCTTGGTGACACTCTGCTCCACCACCACAGGGTGACCTTACCTCATAGCAGGTCATTTGATCGTGTCACTGTAAAAGGATGTGTGTTAACTCCATGTTCCTCAGCTCAGTCTTGGTGACACTCCGCTCCACCACCACAGGGTGACCTTACCTCATAGCAGGTCATTTGAATGTGTCACTGTAAAAGGCTGTGTGTTAACTCCATGTTCCTCAGCTCAGTCTTGGTGACACTCTGCTCCACCACCACAGGGTGACCTTACCTCATAGCAGGTCATTTGAATGTGTCACTGTAAAAGGATGTGTGTTAACTCCATGTCCCTCAGCTCAGTCTTGGTGACACTCCGCTCCACCACCACAGGGTGACCTTACCTCATAGCAGGTCATTTGAATGTGTCACTGTAAAAGGCTGTGTGTTAACTCCATGTCCCTCAGCTCAGTCTTGGTGACACTCCGCTCCACCACCACAGGGTGACCTTACCTCATAGCAGGTCATTTGAATGTGTCACTGTAAAAGGATGTGTGTTAACTCCATGTCCCTCAGCTCAGTCTTGGTGACACTCCGCTCCACCACCACAGGGTGACCTTACCTCATAGCAGGTCATTTGAATGTGTCACTGTAAAAGGATGTGTGTTAACTCCATATTCCTCAGCTCAGTCTTGGTGACACTCTGCTCCACCACCACAGGGTGACCTTACCTCATAGCAGGTCATTTGAATGTGGCACTGTAAAAGGATGTGTGTTAACTCCATGTCCCTCAGCTCAGTCTTGGTGACACTCTCCCGTCTCACACCGAGTGGTAATAATGATCTGTCTATTATCACCACCTCTCCTTTAGGGAACAGGAAAGCTGTGCAGTTGAACTCACAAAACAGGTGAGAGAaatctaatcaaatgttatttagtcacatacacgtgtttagcagatgttaatgcgggtgtagcgaaatgctttgtgtttctagttccgacagtgcggCAACATCTAACCATTTCACAACATAaacccaaatacacacacattttgtaaggaaggaaggaatggaattaagaacatGTAAATATATAACGAGCAAAGTGAATATTTCCACTTTCCATGTGCTCATCTCTTTAATCTCTTTCATCTCCAGAATATTTTTCCTCTTGTTTTCCCTTTGATTGATTAGTTAATTCACAAATGATGCCACTGACATCACAGTATTATATTCTGGGTTATCCTCGTTTTGTTGACATGACACAGGCATAGTATCATGATAATACTACGCTCCTGGTTACGGCAGTTCAGTGTAATATTCTCTGTTCCATGGCTAAATGTAATGCCTCCAGGCTTGTGAGGAGAATCCCCTTTGAGGATTATCTGAAGACATGGACAAAGATGGCCACCACTAAAGCTGGCTCGTGGATGAGGAAGGAATGTATGTCTTTTCATCTGAATACATGCACTCCTCATGACCTTGGAATGTACATTAGGAGTTAGCACTGATAGGCTTGTACCAGGCTAATCTGATGATGTATTCCAGCCCTGGAGGATCTCATCAAGCGCCCTGAGACCTTTGCCATGTATTATGGGACACCAGACAAGGACTCTCCCATGGGGACACAGTGTGAAACGTAAGTCTGTTTACTCTGAAAGATgaagaggagcagtaaaaaaataaaataagagaTGACCTCTTGGCTTGTTAGATTGCTGGTTAAAACACGTCTGATTTCCCATAGCTACTGCCTTTCCTAAATATGATTTGGGTTTTGCATCAACTTTCCATAATTCACTGTTCgtttataaaccatgttataCAAAGGCAACGTTTCACTCATTCAGAAATTGAAACGTATTGCTCCTTTTTGTTTTACTCTCAAATAACCAGATGTGGTCTGTGACAGGTTCAGAACCATAATAACCAGATGTGGTCTGTGACAGGTTCAGAACCATAATAACCAGATGTGCTCTGACAGGTTCAGAACCATAATAACCAGATGTGCTCTGTGACAGGTTCAGAACCATAATAACCAGATGTGCTCTGACAGGTTCAGAACCATAATAACCAGATGTGCTCTGACAGGTTCAGAACCATAATAACCAGATGTGCTCTGACAGGTTCAGAACCATAATAACCAGATGTGCTCTGACAGGTTCAGAACCATAATAACCAGATGTGCTCTGACAGGTTCAGAACCATAATAACCAGATGTGCTCTGACAGGTTCAGAACCATAATAACCAGATGTGCTCTGACAGGTTCAGAACCATAATAACCAGATGTGCTCTGTGACAGGTTCAGAACCATAATAACCAGATGTGCTCTGTGACAGGTTCAGAACCATAATAACCAGATGTGCTCTGACAGGTTCAGAACCATAATAACCAGATGTGCTCTGACAGGTTCAGAACCATAATAACCAGATGTGCTCTGACAGGTTCAGAACCATAATAACCAGATGTGCTCTGACAGGTTCAGAACCATAATAACCAGATGTGCTCTGTGACAGGTTCAGAACCATAATAACCAGATGTGCTCTGTGACAGGTTCAGAACCATAATAACCAGATGTGCTCTGACAGGTTCAGAACCATAATAACCAGATGTGCTCTGACAGGTTCAGAACCATAATAACCAGATGTGCTCTGACAGGTTCAGAACCATAATAACCAGATGTGCTCTGTGACAGGTTCAGAACCATAATAACCAGATGTGCTCTGTGACAGGTTCAGAACCATAATAACCAGATGTGCTCTGACAGGTTCAGAACCATAATAACCAGATGTGCTCTGACAGGTTCAGAACCATAATAACCAGATGTGCTCTGACAGGTTCAGAACCATAATAACCAGATGTGCTCTGACAGGTTCAGAACCATAATAACCAGATGTGCTCTGACAGGTTCAGAACCATAATAACCAGATGTGCTCTGTGACAGGTTCAGAACCATAATAACCAGATGTGCTCTGTGACAGGTTCAGAACCATAATAACCAGATGTGCTCTGACAGGTTCAGAACCATAATAACCAGATGTGCTCTGACAGGTTCAGAACCATAATAACCAGATGTGCTCTGACAGGTTCAGAACCATAATAACCAACGATGTGCTCTGACAGGTTCAGAACCATAATACCCAGATGTGCTCTGTGACAGGTTCAGAACCATAATAACCAGATGTGCTCTGACAGGTTCAGAACCATAATAACCCGATGTGCTCTGACAGGTTCAGAACCATAATAACCAGATGTGCTCTGACAGGTTCAGAACCATAATAACCAGATGTGCTCTGACAGGTTCAGAACCATAATAACCAGATGTGCTCTGTGACAGGTTCAGAACCATAATAACCAGATGTGCTCTGTGACAGGTTCAGAACCATAATAACCAGATGTGCTCTGACAGGTTCAGAACCATAATAACCAGATGTGCTCTGACAGGTTCAGAACCATAATAACCAGATGTGCTCTGACAGGTTCAGAACCATAATAACCAGATGTGCTCTGTGACAGGTTCAGAACCATAATAACCAGATGTGCTCTGTGACAGGTTCAGAACCATAATAACCAGATGTGCTCTGTGACAGGTTCAGAACCATAATAACCAGATGTGCTCTGTGACAGGTTCAGAACCATAATAACCAGATGTGCTCTGTGACAGGTTCAGAACCATAATAACCAGATGTGCTCTGTGACAGGTTCAGAACCATAATAACCAGATGTGCTCTGTGACAGGTTCAGAACCATAATAACCAGATGTGCTCTGTGACAGGTTCAGAACCTTAATGTATGGTACCGTGCACCAGCCTAAGAAGACCAAACCAGTGAGTGAGGGGAGACAGGCGAGGATGGACCAAATGAGAAAGATTTACCTCCTCTACAGAACACCAGGTAAGTCTATGATGAATTCAGTGTGTGTTActatgagcaatgacagagcccATCATTTATGTGTCCTTGTAGACATGCTGACCCCTCAGGTGAATGTGCAGAGATACTCCATGGCCACCAGGGGTCTCTGTCGAGCACATGACAGACAGCAACAGGACCTCTGGGAGAACGAGGTGGACAAACTGGTGGCCTGGACACACTCACTGTCATTCGAGGAGTTGGAGGAGGAGTGATGCCTCCACACGCCTTGCAATTAGATACActtgaccaataaaatgtgaaaaCTTCTTGtactttattattatatataaatatgttcttcttctttgaactgcactgttggttaagggcttgtaagtaaatcatttcactgtaaagtctacacttgttgtattcggtgcatgtggcaAATGaagtgtgatttgatttgagagtgTAGGCTGTAGAAGGACAGGACTGGGGCTTAGCCagtaagggtttgtaagtaagggTGAACCAGTTCATTTGTAATCTGCTTGTGAGGGATGGTAGGCCAAACTGGtcatagagagaacagtgttgGGTGTGGTAGGGGCTCCAGTGGGAGAGAACAGGGTTGGGTGTGGTAGGGGGCTCCAGTGGGAGAGAACAGGGTTGGGTGGGGTAAGGGGCTCCAGTGGGAGAGAACAGGGTTGGGTGTGGTAGGGGGCTCCAGTGTGAGAGAACAGGGTTGGGTGTGGTAAGGGGCTCCAGTGGGAGAGAACAGGGTTGGGTGTGGTAAGGGGCTCCAGTGGGAGAGAACAGGGTTGGGTGTGGTAAGGGGCTCCAGTGTGAGAGAACAGGGTTGGGTGTGATATAGGGGGCTCCAGTGTGAGAGAACAGGGTTGGGTGTGGTGAGGGGCTCCAGTGGTAGAGAACAGGGTTGGGTGTGGTAAGGGGCTCCAGTGTGAGAGAACAGGGTTGGGTGTGGTAAGGGGCTCCAGTGTGAGAGAACAGGGTTGGGTGTGGTAAGGGGCTCCAGTGGGAGAGAACAGGGTTGGGTGTGGTAAGGGGCTCCAGTGTGAGAGAACAGGGTTGGGTGTGGTAAGGGGCTCCAGTGTGAGAGAACAGGGTTGGGTGTGGTAGGGGGCTCTAGTGGGAGAGAACAGGGTTGGGTGTGGTAAGGGGCTCCAGTGGGAGAGAACAGGGTTGGGTGTGGTAAGGGGCTCCAGTGGGAGAGAACAGGGTTGGGTGTGGTAAGGGGCTCCAGTGTGAGAGAACAGGGTTGGGTGTGGTAAGGGGCTCCAGTGGGAGAGAACAGGGTTGGGTGTGGTAAGGGGCTCCAGTGTGAGAGAACAGGGTTGGGTGTGGTAAGGGGCTCCAGTGGGAGAGAACAGGGTTGGGTGTGGTAAGGGGCTCCAGTGTGAGAGAACAGGGTTGGGTGTGATATAGGGGGCTCCAGTGTGAGAGAACAGGGTTGGGTGTGGTGAGGGGCTCCAGTGGGAGAGAACAGGGTTGGGTGTGGTAAGGGGCTCCAGTGTGAGAGAACAGGGTTGGGTGTGGTAAGGGGCTCCAGTGTGAGAGAACAGGGTTGGGTGTGGTAAGGGGCTCCAGTGGGAGAGAACAGGGTTGGGTGTGGTAAGGGGCTCCAGTGGGAGAGAACAGGGTTGGGTGGGGTAAGGGGCTCCAGTGTGAGAGAACAGGGTTGGGTGTGGTAAGGGGCTCCAGTGTGAGAGAACAGGGTTGGGTGTGGTAGGGGGCTCTAGTGGGAGAGAACAGGGTTGGGTGTGGTAAGGGGCTCCAGTGTGAGAGAACAGGGTTGGGTGTGGTAAGGGGCTCCAGTGGGAGAGAACAGGGTTGGGTGTGGTAAGGGGCTCCAGTGGGAGAGAACAGGGTTGGGTGTGGTAAGGGGCTCCAGTGTGAGAGAACAGGGTTGGGTGTGGTAAGGGGCTCCAGTGGGAGAGAACAGGGTTGGGTGTGGTGAGGGGCTCCAGTGGGAGAGAACAGGGTTGGGTGTGGTAAGGGGCTCCAGTGGGAGAGAACAGGGTTGGGTGTGGTAAGGTGCTACAGTGTGAGAGAACAGGGTTGGGTGTGGTAAGGGGCTCCAGTGGGAGAGAACAGGGTTGGGTGTGGTAAGGGGCTCCAGTGTGAGAGAACAGGGTTGGGTGTGGTAAGGGGCTCCAGTGGGAGAGAACAGGGTTGGGTGGGGTAGGGGGCTCCAGTGTGAGAGAACAGGGTTGGGTGTGGTAAGGGGCTCCAGTGTGAGAGAACAGGGTTGGGTGTGGTAAGGGGCTCCAGTGTGAGAGAACAGGGTTGGGTGTGGTAAGGGGCTCCAGTGTGAGAGAACAGGGTTGGGTGTGGTAGGGGCTCCAGTGGGAGAGAACAGGGTTGGGTGTGGTAAGGGGCTCCAGTGGGAGAGAACAGGGTTGGGTGTGGTAAGGGGCTCCAGTGGGAGAGAACAGGGTTGGGTGTGGTAAGGGGCTCCAGTGGGAGAGAACAGGGTTGGGTGTGGCAAGGGGCTCCAGTGGGAGAGAACAGGGTTGGGTGTGGCAAGGGGCTCCAGTGGGAGAGAACAGGGTTGGGTGTGGTAGGGGGCTACAGTGGCTAACCTAATGGCTGAGTGGTACAGTGTCCTGTTTTCAATCTAGCCTATATTTGTTTTCctattgtaaaaaatatattgcTTGTTATCGTTTGA is part of the Oncorhynchus keta strain PuntledgeMale-10-30-2019 chromosome 15, Oket_V2, whole genome shotgun sequence genome and encodes:
- the LOC118395171 gene encoding ubiquitin-conjugating enzyme E2 U-like, with the protein product MHTHAHFLLRNQYLKLQTANLKGVEAKPVSHSLLEWEAKVEGLKDTLWEGAVLLLTLHFTESYNSVPPTVEFNAIPFHPNVDKDTGSPCIPCLDSEWNPSISISSILLSIQTMLSNPVLEGAVNPEAADMLWSSPSTYRRVVLECVRASQELERNRKAVQLNSQNRLVRRIPFEDYLKTWTKMATTKAGSWMRKESLEDLIKRPETFAMYYGTPDKDSPMGTQCETFRTLMYGTVHQPKKTKPVSEGRQARMDQMRKIYLLYRTPDMLTPQVNVQRYSMATRGLCRAHDRQQQDLWENEVDKLVAWTHSLSFEELEEE